The Pristiophorus japonicus isolate sPriJap1 chromosome 2, sPriJap1.hap1, whole genome shotgun sequence DNA segment TTAATGAGTGTGTGAAGTACCTCTTGTTTTGGGTCGtctgcctttttttaaaaagagttccCCGAGGGATTATTTAAATAGTTAGCAATTGTTGTGCAGATGATCCCTGAGGTTCCCCAGTCTGTACCTGACGCCTGCCTAATAGCCTGGGCGTTTCCGATGGAGCCGATTCCATTAGAAGGAAAAATTTAAACATTCAACAGGTTAAAAAGAAAATCGCTGGATGGATTTTTTTGAATGCGGAGGGAGGGAAAAATCCTTGTCATTGAAATAGTACGGTCATTTTAAAAAAAGCCAACTGCGAAGTTGTATTTAATTCAGGAGGCATTTTAAAAGTTACCCGTGCTGAACTCGAACCGAGTCTCCACTCGACATGTTAGACTGTCTCCAGACATGTGCAGGTCTATCATTGTTTCtgttgcaattaaaaaaaaaatttgatgcGTTAATTTAAAAAAGAACACAGGATATATCGGCGCCCCAGTTTATtctatgccttgggatgttttactaggttaaaggcgctagtgttagctaaaccgaggccctgtctgctcgctcaggtggacatgaaagatcccatgacactatttcgaagaagagcaagggagttatccccggtgccctggccaatatttatccaccatcaacataacaaaaaaatagatgatctggtcgttatcacattgctgtttgtgcgcaaattggctgctacgtttcaagTTAATAACCGAGCCGCCCCAAACTAGGGCTCTTTTATCTCTTGTAAATGACTTCTAATATCGCCCCGTCATTCATTGATGAAAGAAAAATACAGACTTTTCTTGTTTTAAGTTTATGCTAATGGATTACTAACTGGGGGAGACCTGAGCAAATACAGTATTGCTGCATCTTCAGCTAGGAAAACCAGAGGGGAAACTCGTAAATGTTtctttttaaagtatttttttGTAGGAAAATTGCATTTGCCAGACTTAACTTACAGACCGAATCTGGTTAAAAATACAAGACATTAAACAAGTCCACTGTACATTTTTTTATTCCAATGTAATTTTCAAGTTTTTTAATACACTTTCAAAAGTTGGCCAcatttttttaacattttaaaactGCACCAATTATTTTACAAAACTTTATATAAATATAACTACAATTTTCAGAAATATAATTTACACAATATCAACAGTCAATGAGCGTATTTACATATCTGTTAGTATCATGGTACTTTACAGTCAAATATGTGCTAATGGACTCTTAACTGTGGGAAACATCTTCACGTGATTCTCCAATACTAATGGGAGGGGAAGATTGATCCCATTTTAACTATACAGTACAGGGCACTTGTGGGGGGAaaaaatcataaaaatttacagtacggaaggaggccatttggcccattgtgtcagtgcaggccgacaaagagctatcccacctaatcccactttccagctcttggtctgtaaccctgtagattacggcacttcaagtgcacatccaagtactttttaaatgtggtgagggtttctgcctctaccaccctttcaggcagtgagttccagacccctaccactctctggatgaaaaaaaaACATCCTCTCACgtcccctcgaaacctcctaccacttactttaaatctgtaccccctggttgttgacccctctgctaagggaaataggtccttcctatcctctttaggcccctcataattttatacacctcaattaggtctcccctcagcctcctctattccaaagaaaacaaccccagcctatccaatctttcctcattgctacaaTTCtcaaatccaggcaacatcctcgtaaatctctgtaccctctctagtgcaatcacatctttcctgtaatgtggcgaccagaacttcacccagtacactagctgtggcctaacttgtgttttatacagttcaagcataacttccctgctcttatattctatgccttggctaataaaggcaagtatcccgaatgCCTCTTTAACCAGCTTATCGATCTGTCCTGCTACatacagggatctgtggacatgcaaaccaaggtcccactgttcctctatacttctcagtgtcctaccatttaatgtgtattctcttgtttTGCATTACCCCACActcctccggattgaattccatttgccactgatctgccgtTCAGGCCATGCGGATCTAATCTAGTTCACTCAAAACATTTTTTTGGGCCCTGCGACCTAACTCTAGCGTCTCTTCATTGTGTTTGATACAAAATATACCAGTAAACAGAGTGGCAAGTGTCTATAATTCAAAACGAATGCCGGCAATTGTTCAGAAAGGACATAGAAGCTGTGGAGGGTGAGTTGAACGGTCTGGTTAGTGATTTGAAAACTATAAAGAGTGAGTGGGAAACTGAAGAGTGGGATTGAAGATGAAGAGCATGAGATTGATGGTGCAGAGAGAAGGTGCAGAGAGTGAGATtgaagattgagagagagagtgagattgaagatggagagtgagaatggAGATTGAGAGCGTGAGattgaggtgcagagagagagaaggtgcaTAGAGTGAGCTTGAGGATTGAGAAAGTGGGATTGAAGATTGAGATTGAAGATTGAGAGAGTGAGATTGAAGATTGAGCGAGTGAGACTGAAGATTGAGAAAGTGGGATTGAAGATTGAGAGATTGAAAAGTGAGAGTGTGAGATTgaaaagtgagagagtgagattgaaGATTGAGAGTGGGATTGAAGATTGAGAGATTGAAAATTGAGAGTGTGAGATtgaagatgtgagagagagagtgagattgaagattgagagagtgagattgaagattgagagagattgaagagagagtgagagagaggattcATTGAGTGAGATTgaagattaagagagagagagtgaagatgGATGGTCAAGTTGGACCCTTCTCACTCGGTCTGTTTTATTGGGTTCTCAAACCTCCGTGCCTTCTCTGGGGTAGATCAAACTGTTGACGCTGAAGCTGTTGTAGAAGTGGCTGTTGAACTGGTTTGCCTGGCCCCCAGAGAAGGAATTGTAGTAACCGGCGCGGTTTAAGTGAAAGGCGTCCGTCACCTCGGAGGCTTCCTGCGAGGACAAGCTACTGTTGGAGGAGTAGGAGCCTAGTCCAGTCGCGCTCCTTTGAGACAAGTCGTTGGCAAGTCCCATCGACACTTGTCTACTGATGGGTCCGCTGCCAATGGCTGCCATGCTGTTGAAGAAACTGTTCAGGCAAGGGCTGGACGAGGGCGTGGAGGGCTTCTGGTCGTCGGTGGAGCCCCGGGAGTGATCCAGGTCTGGTGAGGCGGCTTCCGGCAGCGCCGACGGGCTGGTGGGCATTTTCAGGCCGGGCGCGGCTGCATTGTCCTGGGGCTTGCCGGCCAGCGAGCTGCCGATTCTCGAGTTCGAATCCGTCCTCCGCTTTCTCTTCCTGCGAAAGTTACCATTGTCAAACATCTTCTCGCAGTTGGGGTCGAGGGTCCAGTAATTCCCTTTGCCTGTTCAGAAAGTAAATAAATCCCAATTTACTGCGAGTTTTCACGACACGAACAAATCACTTCGATAAACCGCTTCAGATTAGAGGCAACTTCGAACAGGAATAAGaaagtgttgtgtgtgtgtgtgtgtttgggagagGGGAGGTGTCCGAATTATTCCATCAAATTCTCAAAATGAGCACAAACAAAACGTTTTTTTTAGGGTTCCCAAGGGCTGGTGGAGAAGGAAGGTGCTACAGACTATTGCTAGGATAATAACTCGCATTAACCCATGGAATCTTAGAGCACAGAGGGACGCATTCGGCgtttgtgccggctctttcaagactctgtcccactcccctcgctctttccccataaccctgcaaatgtttataagctgaatggcaaaagaaccaaaggctacaTGAGAAAAAccgtttttttttccacagcgagtggtcaggatctggaatgtactgaaagggaggcggaggcagactttcaatcgtggctttcaacagagaattggataagtacctgcaggaaCATTTTTTgcaaagtgggactagctgaagtgataTTGCAGAGAGCTGGCTGGGGCTCGACCGACCGAATGGCTAATGCTGTAACCACTTTATGATTCTGTATTTTTTCTTCCAAGtgattatccaattttcttttgaaagttactattgaatccgtttccccccgccctttcaggcagcgctttccagATCACACAGAACCCCTCCTGCCCATTCAGCCGCGTTATGTGTTGTTTAATTGTTGTAAACATCAACATTTTTATTTTGTCTGGAAGCACAGCACTAAGAGAAAAAAAACGGCCACCGAAGTGTTTTAAAGGAATTACATGGCAAGCCTTTCCCCCGACAACTTACGAAACTTTTTTTAACCAGAAGATCGCTGTTTGCTAAAAGTGCCTGCAAATCCTGCCGTTGTTTCCGTTCCTTAACCTCTTTTCGGGTTTACATTTAGTGACACATGTATTCGAGATTTTTGCAATTCCTTCGGTTTAAATACCCGGGGGAAGGAAAGCACGATGACATTTGTGACTTGATGTGAGGGGCAAGCATTGGGAGGTTGCTTAGTGCCAACTCACTGCTGCAAATTATGATCGAGCAGGCTGGGTTTGTTTGGACTACAAgtttgaaaaacaaaaaaaaaccgtGACAGGGTCAGCGAATCAAAAGATAAAACATTGTCAAGGCTCCTGAGAAAGGACAGGGAGAGTGGAGCTTAATTGGGTCGctatttcaaagagttggcacgggcgcgatgggctgaatggcctccctctgtgctgtaagaaCATAGCAAcaccagaaataggagcaggagtcggccatttggcccctcgagcctgctccactattcaataagaccatggctgatctgatcctggcctcaaattCCAGTgtcttgcctgttccccataacccttgactcccttatcatgaaATTTACAGCTATTTGTGGTCATTTCGGCCCATAGTGTCAGCCTGCACCAAGAGCTgtgaagcctaatcccactttccagctctaggtccgtagccctgtaggttaagtacacgcccaagtactttttaaatgttgtgagggtttctgcctctaccaccctttcaggcagtgagttccagacccccacaaccttctggatGAAAccaccccaccactctctgggcgaagaaatttcccctcaaaacctccccccccccccccccaatgactttaaatctatttaGAATGAgccttctatgattctaaaatatAAGCAGGGGCGGATTGTGAAGCCACGGGGCGTCTCACCTGGATCGTCCTCGTCCCGGGGTACTTTCTTGAAGCAGTCGTTCAGGGAGAGGTTGTGGCGAATGGAGTTCTGCCAGCCCGCCTTGCTCTTCTTGTAGAAGGGAAAGTTCTCGGCCACGTACTGGTAGATCTGGCTCAGGGTCAGCTTCTTCTCGGGGGCGTTCTGGATGGCCATGGCGATCAGGGCCGAGTACGAGTACGGGGGCCGGACCAACTTGAGCAGCTCCTCTTGACTGGTGATGGACAGCCAGCCCAGGTCGCCGCCGGCGAAGCCCGAGCCCGAGCCGGGCAGGAACTGCTTCGGGGAGCCGTAGGAAGGGGCGACGGCGAACGAGGCCGAGTTGTTGGCGTGCAGGTAAGGCGGCGAGGCGTTGACCCCCGGCCCGTTGAGCCACAGGTACGGGTTGGCCGGCCCGTGGTAGTCGCCCAGCGGGTAGTTGCCCGCTCTGGGAGAGGCGTGCAGGTTCTGCTGGTGGAACATGTTGAAGTTGTCACAGTACACTGCCATCTCGGAGACCTCCTTGGGACGGAGATGGGGCGAGTTCGAGTGCGGCTGATCATGCAAGCCAACAGAGTTCATAATCCACCGCCCGAAgcctgggagggagggaagggtggagagagagagagaggaaaaaaatcCACTCTGAGGATCTTGCAACAACAGGTGCGAAGAAAATGCCAGAGAACCTTTATTTATACACCTTATCTCCAAATCAGCATGGCCCGGGGCCCAAAGGGAGTCGTTTAGAGCTTGtatatctcccccctcccccttcccctcttcctcTACCTTTCTCAAACAACCAGTTGGAAAGCTGGGCGCTGAGAGAGGGGAGGGTATTGAAGCGAGTGACAGATTGCCAATCAGGCGCCAGGGGACAAGCGGAGGGCCATTCATTAAATGCATTGTTTCGGGGGGAGAGCTGTCTGTGCAAAGTAGCGCAATCTCTCCACATAATGACAAGAAAAGCACCtttaatcaccccccccccccccccccccacacacacacacacaaatacgttGCAATACCTATTCATTCCAACTCTTTTTCCTTAAGGACAAAGTTCTGCAGTTCTCAATGTTTGATTTACCGAGCCGAGTGTTCCCCTTCCCCAATCTGTTTAAGATCGATGTATCAAAGATCCATTCGCGTTCTTTTTTTGTCCTGTAATTTGACCCTGAACAAAATACtggtgttttatatatatatatatatatatacacacaccagCTTATTACCACTATCCAACCTCTTCAAAGTTAGACAGTAAATCTTGGAGCAACGCTGTCTATTGTAGAACGCGGCAGCACCTTGTTTAAAAGCGAGTTTGTGGAAGCATTTTAATGGGGGTTTGTTGCATAAGTCACACGTTTAACCTCCCACAAATAAAAAGATTGGGGCATACAGAAAACGCTGTCAATCCCAGTGAGCGCCCCTTTCCCCAGTATAACCACCATATCGTCCATACCGTCATCTCAGTGAATTTATCACCTCTCGCATTTGTGCCCGAATATGCAGCCTTCGCGGGCACCAGCGAATTTCCCCTGTACTACCTGTCAGGTTGGAGCGGTGTGGAAATCGCCAGCGTGTAAACGGGCGCTGTTATTCCCAATGTGACACGCAGCAGCTTAAAGCGACAATTTACATGTACACAGAGCGTCTTTAAGCGTCCCGAGAGGTTTTACACAGAGGTTTTATCAAACAGCAATTTGAGAGCGAGGCGCCtcaagagatattaggacaaggcgaccaaacacttggtcaaagcgATAGGAGCAGCGGAGTAATCATCCCACATACAGCCAGAACAAGATAGGTTAGCATTTAAAGCATTTAGTAAATCATCCCTGTCATTGTGTTCAAATTTATCTTGTTTTTGGCGGGGGTGGGGCTCCAAGATTTACAGTCTAACtttgaaggggggtgggggggagctatACACAAGTATGTTCATCGGAAATCTCTAAGAAATAAAATATAGTTGCGTTTCGCGGAGAGGAAATACATATATTTTAATGTTGAGATCCCT contains these protein-coding regions:
- the foxi2 gene encoding forkhead box protein I2; the protein is MNSVGLHDQPHSNSPHLRPKEVSEMAVYCDNFNMFHQQNLHASPRAGNYPLGDYHGPANPYLWLNGPGVNASPPYLHANNSASFAVAPSYGSPKQFLPGSGSGFAGGDLGWLSITSQEELLKLVRPPYSYSALIAMAIQNAPEKKLTLSQIYQYVAENFPFYKKSKAGWQNSIRHNLSLNDCFKKVPRDEDDPGKGNYWTLDPNCEKMFDNGNFRRKRKRRTDSNSRIGSSLAGKPQDNAAAPGLKMPTSPSALPEAASPDLDHSRGSTDDQKPSTPSSSPCLNSFFNSMAAIGSGPISRQVSMGLANDLSQRSATGLGSYSSNSSLSSQEASEVTDAFHLNRAGYYNSFSGGQANQFNSHFYNSFSVNSLIYPREGTEV